From Rhinoraja longicauda isolate Sanriku21f chromosome 30, sRhiLon1.1, whole genome shotgun sequence, a single genomic window includes:
- the LOC144608094 gene encoding protein-arginine deiminase type-2-like, with translation MSKQRTVRLDCGKPTQVLYVLGTVIKIDIYKPSPPGCRSFEVTSSPGVNCSFSDKQNVSIVAHHATRWALTEDSLLLVTVDKVSSAANDGKVKVTFYGDDLDKPVDKMTLELTAVYVSLDVDADRDGVVEQNNPNKSSWMWGPKGHGAVLLVNCDKERSTRSGTDNMDDKVHSFADLADMSRVIIRTEGPKSMPAGYTLNLHISPSDKEKVQLFRHDVAKMTCVLGRTKESTVMDFTKGSKEINFSAEGLAFPDNKNATLVTFNLSVVHQELPIFADQVVFHFAPWIMTPNTQAPEEVFVCSVTDNKKFLIEFKKFVNKAHCKLTICPEDVNLDDVWMQDEIEFGYTDAPHKFMNIVLDSPRNRGLKNFAYNFLLGPDFGRIDLTSNTHSSLNSFGNLEVSPPVTVNGKEYPLGRIVIGSHLPIHPDGRKMAKVIKDLLMAQSVQSPIILYSDWLTVGHVDEFMSFVPAPDRKVINIILLQLQH, from the exons ATGTCCAAGCAAAGAACTGTGCGACTGGATTGTGGGAAACCAACCCAAGTACTTTATGTGCTCGGAACTGTAATCAAAATTGACATTTACAA ACCATCTCCTCCAGGATGTCGATCCTTTGAAGTCACCTCAAGCCCTGGTGTCAATTGTTCCTTCTCAGACAAACAGAATGTCAGTATTGTTGCTCACCACGCAACCCGCTGGGCTCTCACTGAAGACAGCTTGCTTCTGGTCACAGTGGACAAAGTGAGCTCCGCTGCCAATGATGGAAAG GTTAAGGTTACATTTTATGGAGACGATTTGGATAAACCGGTTGACAAGATGACCCTGGAGCTGACGGCAGTCT ATGTGTCTCTGGATGTGGATGCCGATCGCGATGGAGTAGTTGAACAGAATAATCCTAATAAG AGTTCTTGGATGTGGGGTCCGAAAGGACACGGAGCTGTTCTTCTTGTGAACTGCGACAAGGAACGGTCAACTCGTTCTGGAACTGACAACATGGATGATAAAGTTCACTCATTTGCAG ACCTAGCTGACATGTCACGTGTCATCATAAGAACTGAAGGACCAAAAAGTATGCCAGCTGGGTACACACTGAATCTGCACATTTCACCTTCTGATAAAGAGAAAGTCCAACTCTTTCGGCATGATGTTG CAAAGATGACCTGTGTGTTGGGCAGAACCAAGGAATCAACTGTTATGGATTTTACCAAAGGCAGCAAAGAGATTAATTTCTCTGCTGAAGGGCTTGCGTTTCCTGATAATAAGAATGCTACTTTGGTGACCTTCAACCTCAGCGTG GTTCACCAAGAGCTTCCTATTTTCGCTGATCAAGTTGTATTTCATTTTGCTCCATGGATTATGACTCCTAATACTCAGGCTCCCGAGGAGGTGTTTGTTTGTAG CGTGACCGACAATAAGAAGTTCCTGATAGAATTCAAGAAGTTTGTGAACAAAGCACATTGCAAGTTAACAATCTGCCCAGAAGACGTGAATTTAGATGATGTCTGGATGCAG gatGAAATCGAGTTTGGTTACACAGATGCTCCACACAAGTTCATGAATATAGTGCTGGATTCTCCTCGAAATAGGGGCCTTAAGAATTTTGCCTACAATTTTCTCTTG GGCCCAGATTTTGGACGTATCGACCTGACAAGTAACACTCACAGCTCTCTGAACTCCTTTGGAAATCTGGAGGTCAGCCCTCCTGTGACAGTGAATGGCAAGGAATATCCGCTGGGCAGGATTGTCATCGGAAGCCACCTACCCAT CCACCCCGATGGGAGAAAGATGGCAAAGGTCATCAAGGACCTTTTGATGGCTCAGTCTGTGCAGTCTCCTATAATACTATACTCAGACTGGTTGACTGTTGGTCATGTCGATGAGTTCATGTCCTTTGTTCCAGCTCCCGACAGAAAGGTAATCAATATAATTCTACTACAACTTcaacactaa